A genomic segment from Oncorhynchus clarkii lewisi isolate Uvic-CL-2024 chromosome 12, UVic_Ocla_1.0, whole genome shotgun sequence encodes:
- the LOC139420895 gene encoding jupiter microtubule associated homolog 2 — MTSTNMFSGLDNGAKPSSRVLRPPGGGSSDLFGGYEEEAAASRRPHKMASNLFAPPEPQGVIRRTNPPGGKSSGIFGSPDAPAEQRRPVPSGGNTSNIFGGLESAPPSVKAHSNKPKDNISVGESPMPIPEPPAPLPKASLAKEVKEENVASPPPTPTKVAVEPAPAPLAKKPEPEASLSELSLKDHEPHLGPRPRSHNKVLNPPGGKSSVVFY; from the exons ATGACTTCGACGAACATGTTTTCAGGACTCGATAATGGCGCAAAGCCAAGTTCAAG AGTCTTGCGTCCCCCCGGAGGTGGCTCCAGCGACCTGTTCGGTGGCTACGAGGAAGAAGCAGCTGCGTCGAGACGGCCCCACAAGATGGCCTCCAACCTTTTCGCCCCGCCAGAGCCCCAGGGTGTCATCAGACGAACCAACCCCCCAG GAGGTAAAAGCAGTGGGATATTTGGTTCTCCAGATGCCCCAGCCGAGCAACGGAGACCCGTACCCTCAGGCGGCAACACCAGCAACATATTCGGGGGGTTAGAGAGCGCCCCTCCCTCGGTCAAAGCCCATTCCAACAAGCCAAAG GACAATATTTCTGTTGGTGAAAGCCCCATGCCCATACCCGAGCCCCCAG CTCCTCTGCCAAAGGCGAGCCTGGCCAAGGAGGTGAAGGAAGAGAACGTTgcctcccctccccccacacccACCAAAGTAGCAGTGGAACCTGCACCTGCTCCCTTGGCCAAGAAGCCAGAGCCAGAGGCCTCCCTTAGTGAGCTCTCACTGAAGGACCACGAGCCCCACCTCGGCCCCCGCCCCCGCTCCCACAACAAGGTCCTTAACCCCCCAGGAGGGAAGTCTAGCGTGGTCTTCTACTGA